A genome region from Penaeus monodon isolate SGIC_2016 chromosome 14, NSTDA_Pmon_1, whole genome shotgun sequence includes the following:
- the LOC119581212 gene encoding ankyrin-2-like, with the protein MEGNEHGQETKDLIGAVQRGDTSGVLAALTSGGDVNAVVVCEDGVERTVLAVAAYLDHAHLVPVLVEKGAKVDQRAGRTMTAIHHAAREGKAKALKALLKVGADLNAPEIRYFNSPLHFATMTQHFNCVKVLVEAGADLNCKDIYHYRPLHIASRTNYLPIIKYLLESRCDREAKTVQGWTALHVGGMSGSEEAVKLLIESGLDLEALDNDGRTAAVLTDECGQGHMYWYFAKTFGASTSLSPAVKARQSMERYDIEQLVLTWASQDIEANKNLLRMNTPTPFDGHYQDHSGRTALHVAAENGHRNNVVVLLEDCKIYPAVRTHAGKTPAELARAAGHEDLAKMITEKLGRVENREEVGELYKALLTVIADGDDVKKASSLLARGCPMKPCGLYSTHAIVLAVTSNRCRILTLLVAAGASLFVTVQGLTLLQVAWFTADVTMFVKMIITKSILHVLQEEYKRAENWPELQKGISSILAILQGEQPWMACWPVQNTSGNQPVLTRRLIEAIYAKCNLTVSFLLNAGAMPLLDEEYYGISPFEVSLKENRWGLATRLARITGGLYVTDSQGKLYRDYLPRCQRMELESDIFEQELRKILLEEEKAKDEELRQELQLIRHLQRKLYEAYQSGILMDDSTQRLVHHIGCQALLGAARFNLMQLAFLLFTKGEMDVNSKLESMTDSTAVHQAAAFGNHYLVFMMHKMGANITLQDRYHHTALHLAPMFGHKITDEQLRALANREDPVCKSGTTPTQVRNNFEVYLRQYGVDNNNVEQFVNYEEFNSATKALEKHLRKLSLDELKKQSWLRCVNYKEGEAKEVCEAVMAEMKLLMDKVGQLNPALKGNLILLGSAADGTRLCAPDEFDFNLVIQPPVAIDLNIEHLGKNEAILKGHKSVLKVKPRHSKAKLLKESNLKKCFYNAVVKSLEGHTCKDHRLSLTPPGVTRTQVGITLSLAWQGEQFPLLLVGVDFVPVLAVPWPKTVTEPPLTPPGINKVFISSLGNGKWRFSFAGVEVETLKGLDDMERLAYLTCKNLLANLKAEPWMPKKVKNRYMWWDSQLWKLSIPAGFALKNCFLRIVEKKRKNGIVWVEENLHHYMTQIFLLMVGEYIDPETMRTLQVSRKIYPYYGGDFESPKLGEGVKEILSFIEEGQRAKNRPSPGSQENGNVKSLKGKDGVKEIISFLEDIQNIKKSFKWANECSVQCLDSDESGHNESSTVRK; encoded by the exons GATCTGATCGGGGCCGTCCAGAGAGGAGACACATCGGGGGTGTTGGCAGCCTTGACGAGCGGAGGAGACGTGAACGCTGTCGTCGTTTGCGAGGATGGGGTGGAAAGAACAGTCCTCGCCGTGGCTGCGTACTTGGACCACGCCCACCTCGTGCCCGTCCTGGTGGAGAAGGGGGCGAAGGTGGATCAGAGAGCTGGCAGGACCATGACGGCGATCCACCACgcagcgagggagggaaaggctaAGGCTCTGAAGGCACTGTTGAAGGTCGGCGCAGATCTCAATGCACCCGAAATCCGCTATT TCAACAGCCCACTTCACTTCGCTACAATGACTCAACACTTCAACTGCGTAAAGGTGCTAGTCGAGGCTGGCGCTGACCTGAACTGCAAGGACATCTACCACTACCGCCCCCTGCACATCGCATCGAGGACCAACTACTTACCGATCATCAAGTACCTGCTCGAGTCTCGGTGTGACCGTGAAGCGAAGACGGTGCAAGGCTGGACGGCGCTCCATGTAGGCGGGATGAGCGGCAGCGAAGAGGCTGTCAAGCTTCTGATTGAATCCGGCCTCGACTTGGAGGCACTGGACAACGACGGGCGCACCGCAGCCGTGCTCACCGACGAGTGCGGACAGGGCCACATGTACTGGTACTTCGCTAAGACCTTCGGGGCATCCACATCCTTGTCTCCGGCAGTTAAG GCCCGCCAGAGCATGGAGAGATACGACATTGAGCAGTTGGTGTTAACCTGGGCATCCCAAGATATAGAGGCAAACAAGAATCTCCTTCGCATGAACACTCCGACACCTTTCGATGGACACTACCAGGACCACTCCGGTCGCACAGCTCTCCACGTGGCGGCAGAGAACGGCCACAGGAACAATGTAGTTGTTTTACTGGAAGATTGCAAGATCTATCCAGCAGTGCGCACCCACGCAGGCAAGACGCCGGCGGAACTGGCAAGAGCCGCTGGACACGAGGATCTGGCAAAAATGATAACGGAGAAGCTGGGCCGCGTGGAG AACAGAGAGGAAGTCGGGGAACTGTACAAAGCGTTGTTGACTGTCATCGCAGACGGAGATGACGTGAAGAAGGCATCCTCTTTGCTCGCTCGCGGTTGTCCCATGAAACCTTGCGGTCTCTACTCCACACACGCCATCGTCTTGGCTGTCACCTCCAACCGCTGCAGGATCCTAACTCTCCTGGTGGCCGCGGGGGCATCCCTCTTTGTCACAGTACAGGGCTTGACCCTCCTGCAGGTCGCTTGGTTCACGGCAGACGTCACCATGTtcgtgaagatgataataactaag TCGATACTGCACGTGCTACAGGAGGAATATAAAAGAGCAGAAAACTGGCCAGAATTGCAGAAAGGAATCTCATCCATCCTAGCCATACTGCAGGGGGAGCAACCTTGGATGGCATGCTGGCCTGTTCAAAACACCTCAGGAAACCAGCCGGTCCTAACTCGACGACTTATTGAAGCAATCTACGCGAAGTGTAACCTCACAGTGTCATTTCTCCTGAATGCAGGGGCGATGCCGTTGCTTGATGAGGAGTATTATGGAATTAGTCCCTTTGAAGTTTCGCTCAAAGAAAACAGATGGGGCTTGGCTACACGACTGGCGCGTATCACAGGTGGCTTGTATGTTACCGATTCGCAGGGCAAGTTATACAGGGACTACCTGCCACGGTGTCAAAGAATGGAACTGGAatca GACATTTTTGAACAAGAATTGAGAAAAATATTACttgaagaagagaaagcaaaagatgaGGAGCTTCGACAAGAACTTCAACTTATTAGACATCTTCAAAGAAAACTGTATGAAGCTTATCAGTCGGGCATTCTAATGGATGATAGTACACAAAGACTAGTACATCACATTGGGTGTCAAGCACTCCTGGGAGCCGCAAGGTTTAATCTTATGCAGCTGGCTTTCTTGCTGTTCACCAAGGGCGAGATGGATGTCAACAGCAAACTCGAAAGCATGACTGACTCCACAGCGGTCCACCAAGCTGCTGCATTTGGAAATCATTATTTGGTTTTCATGATGCATAAGATGGGAGCAAATATCACTCTGCAGGACCGCTACCATCACACGGCACTCCACCTGGCCCCCATGTTTGGCCATAAGATTACGGACGAACAACTAAGAGCACTGGCAAATAGAGAAGATCCTGTCTGTAAATCTGGCACAACACCTACTCAAGTAAGGAACAATTTCGAAGTGTATCTGAGACAATATGGGGTTGACAACAATAATGTTGAACAGTTCGTGAACTACGAGGAGTTCAACAGTGCAACCAAAGCCCTGGAGAAGCATTTGAGAAAACTCAGTCTCGATGAGTTGAAGAAACAGAGCTGGCTTAGATGTGTAAACTACAAGGAAGGTGAGGCGAAGGAGGTTTGCGAAGCTGTCATGGCCGAAATGAAACTCTTAATGGATAAGGTAGGCCAGCTGAACCCAGCACTCAAGGGCAATTTGATTCTGCTTGGCAGCGCTGCCGATGGCACCCGCCTTTGCGCGCCTGACGAGTTTGATTTTAACCTCGTCATTCAGCCACCTGTGGCCATAGACTTGAACATAGAACATCTAGGGAAAAACGAGGCCATTCTTAAAGGCCACAAGTCAGTCCTCAAGGTGAAACCACGACACTCAAAGGCTAAGTTGCTAAAAGAGTCAAATTTAAAGAAATGTTTCTATAATGCTGTTGTTAAGAGTCTGGAGGGACACACTTGCAAAGACCACAGGCTGAGTCTGACTCCTCCAGGAGTCACAAGAACTCAGGTTGGAATAACACTGTCCCTGGCATGGCAAGGGGAGCAGTTCCCTCTTCTGCTTGTAGGGGTAGACTTCGTTCCTGTGTTGGCTGTCCCTTGGCCGAAAACAGTTACAGAACCGCCTCTGACACCCCCAGGCATTAACAAAGTCTTTATCAGCAGTCTTGGAAACGGGAAGTGGAGGTTTTCCTTTGCTGGAGTCGAAGTAGAAACCCTTAAAGGCCTAGATGACATGGAAAGACTTGCCTACCTCACGTGCAAGAATCTGCTGGCAAATTTGAAAGCTGAGCCGTGGATGCCGAAGAAGGTTAAGAACAGGTACATGTGGTGGGACTCACAACTCTGGAAACTGTCGATCCCAGCTGGATTTGCCCTGAAGAACTGCTTCCTGAGAAtcgttgagaaaaaaagaaagaacggcaTTGTGTGGGTGGAAGAAAACCTCCATCATTACATGACGCAGATTTTCTTGCTTATGGTGGGCGAGTATATCGACCCAGAGACAATGAGAACTCTCCAGGTATCGAGAAAGATTTACCCATATTACGGCGGCGATTTTGAATCTCCAAAGCTAGGCGAAGGCGTCAAAGAAATCCTCTCCTTCATAGAAGAGGGTCAGAGAGCTAAAAATAGACCGTCACCTGGCAGTCAGGAAAACGGCAATGTGAAGTCACTGAAAGGTAAGGATGGTGTCAaagaaataatttcctttttagaAGATATACAGAATATTAAGAAATCTTTTAAATGGGCTAATGAGTGCTCCGTACAGTGTTTGGATAGTGATGAAAGTGGGCACAATGAGTCATCAACAGTGAGAAAATGA